From Melospiza georgiana isolate bMelGeo1 chromosome 33, bMelGeo1.pri, whole genome shotgun sequence, the proteins below share one genomic window:
- the DCST1 gene encoding E3 ubiquitin-protein ligase DCST1: MPLDISEKLKVKLTWWLIGVTALGWATSPHFRCANMLMVPKFLGKEGRLYVLSFVFAAIYNGPGANLWYNLMETKRSMECVVELQVNHTGLLWHASTAPLRQVMEELVKSADTLNAETHNISEAFMELNEQVVSDDGYDLKQHPEMEKESSTQELYETKTKLRCETVIQRGLLRCTTHFQNMYKKCMKRVKLPLFNHLVCLPMQFGFFCHMVKFMSHWCKKKIPVDGNFGHMYDRVNGSVNSLSQEFSASIAYKEEHQEMLVGTEVAAQMREELTSQLRQEGARLGLAVSFFRLLLSFTFLFVFISAFNYTNQYCRKIGFDNCYITTYFRQIDARRREQNKQTLLPLLKEEVPSFVFPCKLAVQRPERRHMVMELLRCIPLLLFLLFVCGLDHFIFTVLSVIQHHSFIEYSYQASHHLSVNVMGTSLMAELLRGTIGALNTSFESEMETSNLVCLPRPTEMTRQQYLSTCLPLGLLALLCVAQVYPFRLRRAIAAFYFPKREKARVLFLYNKLLRQRKHFLHLQRGRVARQARLPPELGTVLLRWCRRRWPWLRRCLRQKCTLCGTPETPQHQPCPNPDCFALYCESCWRLMGVTCIACGPADPDLVQESSEDEEEQGYAG, from the exons ATGCCTCTGGACATATCAGAGAAGCTGAAGGTGAAGCTTACCTGGTGGCTGATAG gggtgactgccctgggctgggccacGTCCCCCCATTTCCGCTGTGCCAACATGCTCATGGTGCCCAAGTTCCTGGGCAAGGAGGGTCGGCTCTACGTTCTCTCCTTTGTCTTCGCTGCCATCTACAACG gacCTGGGGCCAACCTCTGGTATAACCTGATGGAGACGAAGCGCTCGATGGAGTGCGTGGTGGAGCTACAGGTCAACCACACGGGACTCCTGTGGCACGCATCTACAGCCCCCCTGCGCCAAGTCATGGAGGAGCTGGTG AAGAGTGCGGACACGCTCAACGCCGAGACACACAACATCTCCGAAGCCTTCATGGAGCTGAACGAGCAGGTGGTCAGTGATGATGGCTATGACCTGAAGCAACACCCAGAGATGGAAAAAGAGTCCAGTACCCAGGAGCTCTACGAGACAAAGACCAAACTTCGCTGTGAAA ctgtgATCCAGAGGGGCCTGCTGCGCTGCACAACCCACTTCCAGAACATGTACAAGAAATGCATGAAACGAGTGAAGTTGCCCCTCTTCAACCACCTCGTCTGCCT GCCCATGCAGTTTGGGTTCTTCTGCCACATGGTCAAAT TCATGAGCCACTGGTGTAAGAAGAAGATCCCCGTGGATGGCAACTTCGGGCACATGTACGACCGGGTGAACGGCTCCGTCAACAGCCTCAGCCAGGAGTTCAGCGCCAGCATTGCCTACAAG GAGGAGCACCAGGAGATGCTGGTGGGCACCGAGGTAGCGGCGCAGATGCGGGAGGAACTGACCTCGCAGCTGCGGCAGGAAGGCGCCCGCCTGGGCCTGGCTGTCTCCTTCTTCCGCCTGCTGCTGTCCTTCACCTTCCTCTTCGTCTTCATCTC GGCTTTCAACTACACCAATCAGTACTGTCGCAAAATCGGCTTTGACAACTGCTACATCACCACCTATTTCCGTCAAATCGACGCCCGGCGCAGAGAGCAG AACAAACAGACGTTGCTGCCCCTGCTCAAGGAGGAGGTCCCGTCTTTCGTCTTCCCGTGCAAGCTGGCCGTGCAGCGGCCTGAGCGGCGGCAcatg gtgaTGGAGCTGCTCAGGTGCATCCCactcctgctcttcctcctctttgtcTGTGGCCTGGACCACTTCATCTTCACCGTTCTCAGCGTCATCCAGCATCATTCCTTCATCGAGTATTCCTACCAAG ccagCCACCACTTGTCTGTGAACGTGATGGGCACATCCctgatggcagagctgctgcgGGGCACCATCGGGGCCCTCAACACCTCCTTCGAGTCCGAAATGGAGACCTCCAACCTGG TTTGCCTGCCACGGCCCACGGAGATGACAAGGCAGCAGTACctgagcacctgcctgcccctgggcctgctggccctgctctgcgTGGCCCAGGTGTACCCGTTCCGCCTGCGCCGCGCCATCGCCGCCTTCTACTTCCCCAAG agggagAAGGCTCGAGTGCTGTTCCTGTACAACAAACTCCTGCGCCAGAGGAAGCATTTCCTGCACCTGCAGCGCGGCCGCGTAGCCCGGCAAGCCCGGCTGCCTCCCGAGCTG gggACGGTGCTGCTGCGGTGGTGCCGCCGGCGCTGGCCCTGGCTGCGCCGCTGCCTGCGCCAGAAATGCACCTTGTGTGGGACCCCCGAGAccccccagcaccagccctgccccaaCCCCGACTGCTTTGCCCTGTACTGCGAGTCCTGCTGGAGGCTGATGGGGGTCACCTGCATCGCCTGTGGGCCTGCAGACCCTGACCTCGTCCAGGAGAGCAgcgaggatgaggaggagcagggatatGCGGGGTGA